The genomic segment AGCTTTTATCGAACTCGCATTATCACGTGGTGTGCTTAAATTTGGTGAGTTTACTTTAAAATCAGGACGTGTGAGTCCTTATTTTTTTAATGCTGGCTTGCTCAATGATGGTGAAGCCTTGTCACTACTGGCTTCTGGCTATGCTGCAAAATTAACTGAATGCGATAATGTTGAAGTGATTTTTGGACCAGCTTACAAAGGTATTCCTTTTGTGGCGGCTACAGCAGTGGCGCTGTCTCAAAATCATGGCGTAAGCGTGCCATGGGGTTTTAACCGTAAAGAAGCCAAAGATCACGGTGAAGGTGGTGTGCTGGTCGGTGCTTCAGTGGAAGGGAAAAAAGTCTGGATTATTGATGATGTGATTACAGCCGGTACTGCGATTCGTGAAGTAGTCACCATCCTGAAAAATGCTGGTGCGCAAATTGCAGGTGTACTGGTTGCTCTTGATCGTCAGGAAAAAGGCCAAGGTGAATTATCTGCTATTCAGGAAGTACAAAAAGAACTGGAAATTCCAGTACATGCACTAATTACCATGAAAGATTTAATGAATTACCTAGATGCAAAAGGCGATAGCGAAGCATTGGCGAAAATGGAAGCTTATCGTGTGAAATACGGAATCTAAAACCTGATTCACCAGATAAAAAGTAAAGCCTTAGTAATCTAAGGCTTTACTTTTTATGGGAAGAAAGATTCTGTTCAGGCGACTGTATTTAAAAGAAATATAAATAATAAGATAGAAATTCTGATCTAGATAAACTTTAAATTTGATAAGTTATATTATCTTCTTCAAAATTAAATTTTATATAAATATTCTTCTCAATATATAAATCTTGATCAAAATTATTTTATCTAAAAAGAAAAATATTTTTAAAAGAAACTCATTAAAGCATGAATTAAACCTCATAAAGTCTCTTTACAAATAAAATGAATAAGGTAGTTATGGTCATTGTTTACAAATTGTAATCCGCCTATATTGAAATAAACATTACGTAATTAATTATAAGAATTTCATAATTTTAATTGATTTAAAATAAGAGTACTAGGAATGGATTACTGGAACAGTGTTTTATTTATATCGATTATAACGGTGGTAGGTTTAGCCATTATTGTCATGCTGGTAGGCTACAAGATGTGGAAAAACTTGGTGGTGACTTTACTGATCTCTACAACGATTGGCTTTCTGATTATATGTACTATTAACTTTATCTTTGGGGAAAATCTGAATTTGCCCTGGATTCCTGATCAGAGCTGGCATCATAAGATCACTTTGGAAATTGCCCTGATGAGCTTACTGATTGGCGGGGTCAGTACCTTTATTATTATGCTGGGAACCATGATTTCGAAAAATAATCGTTAAATCATAAAATTAGATGTATTTAGTTGAAAGATAATGCATTTATAAGCAAGGTATTATTATTTTTATTCAGGTTTTAATCAATTTTCTAAACGAGATAAAATACTCAGGGTGAGTATATATACTGATTTGATTTAGAAGATATTAATACTCGTGTATTTCACATTTTTTGCAGTCCAATAAGACGCCCAGTTTTTCTTTACGGCCTTGTTCGGTCATGACCCAAGGACGGTTTTGCCAAGGTGGATCATGCCGCACATGCTGACCATGACCACAGGCCAGTTCAGCGACCCAATGATTTTCTTCATCCAGATGAAAGCCGACAATTGCCTGCTGCATGATAAATGCTCTTGTTGATTAAAGTATTTAAGCATTTATACAAAATTAGTCATGCAAAATCACCATAAACAAAAGAAACTGCACAGGCTATACTCCTTGCTAATGTATTTTTAAGAAAGAGCACAGAGACATGCGCGTACTTGTTGTGATGGATCCCATCGAAAATGTAAACCTGAAAAAAGATTCAACCATGGTCATGTTATGGGCAGCTGCACGCCGTGGACATGAACTGGGTTATGCATTACAGCAAGATTTATATATCGACCAAGGTAAGGCCTTTGGTCTGATCTCGCCTTTGCAGGTATTTGAAGACTATAACCATTACTACGAACTGGGTGAAAAGAAAAAAGAATCGATTGCGGCTTATGATGTGGTGCTGATGCGTAAAGATCCGCCATTCGACATGAACTTTGTCTATACCACTTATATTCTGGAACAGGCAGAACGTGAAGGAGCATGGATTATCAACAAACCGCAAAGCCTGCGTGACTGCAATGAAAAGCTGTTTGCTACTCAGTTCCCGCACCTGCAAGTTCCGACTTTGGTAACGTCGCAACAAAGCCTGCTCCGTGAATTTTTAAAAGAGCATGTTGATGTGATTGTAAAACCATTGGATGGTATGGGCGGCACCGGAATTTTCCGTCTCTATCAGGATGGTATCAATATTGGCTCAACCATTGAGATTCTGACCAACAATGGTAACCAGCCGATTATGGCACAGCGTTATATTCCTGAAATTGTAGAAGGGGATAAGCGTATCCTGATGATCAATGGCGAACCAGTACCGTATTGTCTGGCCCGTATTCCGCAAAATGGTGAAGTGCGTGGCAATCTGGCAGCAGGTGGTTTAGGTCAAGCACGTCCATTAACTGAGAATGATAGAGCCATTGCAGCGCAAGTGGGGCCTTATCTCAGAGAAAAAGGTTTGGTATTTGTCGGTCTGGATGTGATTGGCAATTATGTCACTGAAATTAACGTCACCAGTCCAACCTGTATCCGTGAAATTGATACTCAGTTTGGTACCTCCATTGCAGATGACCTGTTTGATGTACTGGAAGCCGGTCTGGGTCAAGCCTAAGCTTTCAATAATAAAAAAGAGCCTCGTCTGAGGCTCTTTTTATTGGCCATAATGCTTGAATAAAAGCAGGGTCATTAAGATTCCTAATATAGAGAGGCTGGCGGTAACTGCCGCGATATAAGCCCAATTCTGTGTAGTCGAAACCAGTGCTGCGCTCAAAGGCGGCACAAAAAATTGAGCACAGGCTGAAAGCTGTAAAACCAGACCCACACTGGCTGCTGCGGCATTGGCACGCGGGGCATGCTGCAAAGTAATGGCAAAAATAGTGGTCGGGATAATTCCACCAATCAGTGAAAACAGTACAGCACTTATAAACTGTAAGTCGAACATGAGCCATGAACTGGCTGCAAAAGCCAGAAAGCTGCTGCACAGCATGGCTGTAAATCCGGTACTGAATAGCGTCTTGGGTTTCCAGCCACGTTGTAACAACATACCTGCACCAAAAGTGCCGCCCAGATTGGCAAGTACCACGATTGAAACCAGAACGCCTGCAACTTTTAAATCAATACCATGTTCGACATACATGCTGGGCAGGAACCCGGTCACGGTAATCCACTGACTGGTATAACAGGCAAAAATAATAGCTAAACACAGAATGGGTGGATGGGTAAGGGTAACTTTGACAATCTGCCAGAATGAAGTATTTGACGGTACTGGTTGAGGAATTGTGTTAGATGCAAATGCCATTGAATCTATTCGCAGGTATCGTTTAATGATGCCTGCAATAATCAAGCATAGACTGCCGAGAATAGCCCAAATATTCTGCCAGTTCAGGTATTCGAGTAAAACAGGAATACTAAAAACAGCAAGACTGACACCGACACCCATATAGGAACTCCAGAGTCCCATTTTAAAATTCAGTGTTTCAGGCCGACTGATCCGTTTTAAAATTGCAGGCGCGCACAAGGAAATAGTTAAAAATCCAATCCCTTCGGTAAAGCGGAAGAAATATAAGGCTGTGGCATGCTGAATCCAAAGGCCAGCGATACTGCTCAGTCCTAAAATGATTAACGCCAAAATCATGCAGCGCTTTAAACCCACTTTTTCCGAAAAAGCACCAATACAAAGGGCGAATAGCATCCCGGCCCCTTGTACTAAAGATAGGGAAAACCCGGCTTGCGTAAAACTTAAGCCTAAATCCTGTTGCAGAATGGGAATAACAGCAGACAGTTTGCCGACATGCATGGCCGCCAGATAACCGGCTAAAATAATCCATAGATCACGAATTGATATTTTTGACATCTATAATGCTTGAATCCATTTAAGGAGTATGCAGATCAATTTGAAAAAAATTATATAGAGATAGGGATAACATAAAATTTTATTCAGATTTATATGATTTAGGCATAAGTTAATAGGATGAATTAAATGGAAAAATAGCAGTAATTAGTGAAAAATGTATAGATTTAGGAAATGACTATAAAAAGATTAAATGAAAAATATTTAAAAATTATGCTTATATTTCACTTAAGTCTAAGGAAAAATGCAGACCTTATAATAAAACTAGTTTAAACTTCAAATTAGTATGAAAAAAACAATGAAACGCTTGTTGAAATAAGGTAAATAAACTTTCAAGGGCAAGCGTTTGTGATTACAATTGATGACTTAAATTAGACCTCCTGTTTCATTTTTTAATTGAAGAATTAGACCGTGACCGACGCTCAGCAAAAACAGCCTAAACATGTCATGATGATGGCCGCAGGTACGGGTGGACATGTGTTTCCAGCGTTAGCCGTTGCAAAAGATCTACAACAACAAGGAATTGAAGTGTCCTGGTTGGCAACACCAGCGGGCATGGAAAACCGATTATTAAAAAACCATAATATTCCAATTTATCAAATCGATATTCAAGGTGTGCGTGGCAATGGTTTTGTGCGTAAAGTCTTGGCCCCGTTTAAAATTTTAAAAGCCACTCTTAGTGCTATGAAGCATATGAAACAGCTCAAAGTCGAAGCTGTTGCAGGCTTTGGCGGTTATGTGGCAGGACCGGGTGGTCTGGCAGCGCGGATCCTGGGTATTCCTGTAATTATTCACGAGCAAAATGCAGTCGCGGGTTTTACCAATACCCAGTTGTCACGGGTCGCTAAAACGGTATGTCAAGCTTTTCCTGATACTTTCCCGGCACAAGATAAAGTGGTGACTACTGGTAATCCGGTACGCAAAGAAATTACAGAAATTTTAAATCCGTCCTGGCGTTATCAGGAGCGGGAAAAAGCTGGCCAGCCGCTACGAATTTTAATTGTTGGTGGTTCACTTGGGGCACAAGCCTTAAATGAACGTGTGCCGGAAGCCTTGAAACAGTTGAATGTGCCGTTAAATGTCTATCATCAGTGTGGTCAAAATCATGCTGAAGCAACGCGCGCACGTTATGCAGACAAACCCGCCTCCTTGCAGGTTGAAGTTCAGCCGTTTATTGAAGATATGGCCCAAGCTTATAGCGACGCCGATCTGGTCATTTGCCGTGCCGGTGCACTGACGGTTACTGAAATTGCAACTGCCGGTGTAGCCGCGATTTTTGTACCGCTTCCAAGTGCGGTTGATGACCATCAGACTGCGAATGCCAAATTCCTGGCCAATCAGCAGGCAGCTAAAATCTGCCCGCAGGCTACTTTGACGCCAGACAGTTTAAAAACCTTATTAGAGCCGATGCTTGACCGTCAGGTATTGATGGAAATGGCGGTAAAAGCACGCCGTCAGGCTCAACCCGATGCGACCCAGCATGTGGTCCGTTTAATTCAAGAATTGTAATCCGAGTAAATTATGTCTCCAGTAACCCCAGCAGACCAAGCAAAGAAATTAATTAAAGTCCCGGAAATGCGCCGGATCAAGCATATCCATTTTGTAGGGATTGGTGGTGCAGGGATGTGCGGGATCGCGGAAGTACTGAAAAACCAGGGGTATAAAGTTTCTGGTTCAGACATCAAGGCCTCTAAAACTACGGCTCAATTAGAAGAAAATGGTATCAAGGTCTATATCGGCCATGCAGCCAGCAATATTAAGGGTGCCAATGTCATCGTGGTATCTACCGCGATTGATAAGGAAAACCCGGAAATCAAGGCGGCTCTTGAAACCCGTACACCGGTAGTCCGCCGTGCAGAAATGCTGGGTGAGCTGATGCGTTACCGTCACGGGATCGCGGTTGCAGGCACTCACGGTAAAACCACAACCACCAGCCTGATCACCTGTATGCTGGCAGAAGAAAATCTGGATCCAACTTATGTGATCGGCGGTTTGCTAAACCGTACCGGTGTGAATGCCGCTTTGGGTGCAAGTCGTTATATCGTGGCAGAAGCCGATGAATCAGATGCCTCATTCCTGTATCTAGAACCAATGGCTGCCGTGGTGACCAATATCGATGCTGACCATATGGATACTTATGGCGGTAGCTTCGATGTTTTAAAAGATACCTTTATCCAGTTCCTACAAAAACTACCATTCTATGGTTTGGCGGTTGTGTGTGGTGACGATGCCAATATCCGTGAAATCATGCCGCGTATTGGTCGTCCATTACTGACTTATGGTTTTAATGAAGATAATGACATTCGTGCCGTCGATGTCGTACAGGAAGGTATGCGCAGCCACTTTACCGTATTACGTAAAGATCGTGAGCCGCTACGCGTGACTGTGAATCAGCCGGGTCTGCACAATGTACTCAATGCCTTGGCTGCAATTGGGATTGCAACGGATGAAGGCGTATCCGATGCAGCTATTTGCCGTGCACTGGAAGGCTTCAGTGGTGTAGGTCGTCGCTTCCAGGTACAAGGTCAATTCGAACTTGAAGGCGGCGATGTGAAACTGGTCGATGACTATGGTCACCATCCAAAAGAAGTAGAAGCCACTATTAAAGCGGCTCGTGCCAGCCATCCAGATCGCCGTCTGGTGATGATGTTCCAGCCGCACCGTTTCAGCCGTACCCGTGACTGTTTTGATGACTTCGTAGAAGTGCTTTCACAAGTTGATCAGCTGCTCTTACTTGAAGTGTATCCGGCAGGGGAAAAGCCAATTGTAGGTGCAGATAGCCGCGCATTGGCACGTAGTATCCGTTTACGTGGGGAAGTTGAACCAATCCTGATTGATCCGGTTGAGGGGAACCTGAGCCAGGTGATGAAAAAGGTATTGCAAGCAAATGACTTGTTATTAACCCAAGGCGCAGGTAATGTTGGAGCAATCTCAATCGAACTTGCTCAAAATCATTTATATGTAAAGTAAAATAGTCATGTTATGACTGATTGAACAGATTCAAAAAGTTTAAGGATATAAACGTGTCAAATGCTTCAAAATTCGGAAAAGTTGCCGTATTGCTGGGTGGTAAATCTGCAGAGCGTGAGGTTTCGCTAGATAGTGGAACCGCCGTACTTGAGGCATTAATGCGTTCTGGGGTCAATGCAGAAGCGTTTGATCCACAAGAGCGTAGTGTTACCGAGCTAGTAAATTATGATCGTGCGTTTGTGGTATTGCATGGTCGTGGCGGTGAAGACGGTCAGATTCAGGGTGCGCTGGAATGGTTGAATATTCCATATACCGGTACAGGCGTACAGGGTTCTGCCATTGGTATGGATAAAGTCAAAACCAAACAGGTTTGGCAGGGTTCAGAATTACCTACTGCGCCATATCGTATCGTGACCAAGAACTCGAATGCGCAAGAAATTGTATCTGCTCTAGATTTGCCGCTGATCATTAAGCCTGTACACGAAGGTTCGAGTATTGGTATGAGTAAAGTTGAAAAAGTAGAAGACTTTGCTGATGCGATTGCCAAAGCCACTGAACATGATGCCGTGGTTATGGCAGAGAAATGGATCACAGGCCGTGAATTTACCATTGTAATTCTGAATGGTCAGGCCCTACCTGTCATTCGTCTGCAACCGCCAGAAGATGTGGCTTTCTATGACTATGAAGCTAAATATCAGCGTAATGATGTGGAATATGGCATTCCATGTGGCTTAAGCGAGTCTGAAGAGAAAGAATTGCAAGCCTTGGCTCTACGTGCCTTCCAGGCAGTGGGTGCAAGTGGCTGGGGCCGTATTGATGCAATGCAGGATGAACAGGGTAATTTCTGGTTGCTGGAAGTGAATACAGTTCCGGGGATGACCAGTCATTCTCTGGTACCAAAAGCGGCAGCAGCCGTC from the Acinetobacter sp. YWS30-1 genome contains:
- a CDS encoding D-alanine--D-alanine ligase encodes the protein MSNASKFGKVAVLLGGKSAEREVSLDSGTAVLEALMRSGVNAEAFDPQERSVTELVNYDRAFVVLHGRGGEDGQIQGALEWLNIPYTGTGVQGSAIGMDKVKTKQVWQGSELPTAPYRIVTKNSNAQEIVSALDLPLIIKPVHEGSSIGMSKVEKVEDFADAIAKATEHDAVVMAEKWITGREFTIVILNGQALPVIRLQPPEDVAFYDYEAKYQRNDVEYGIPCGLSESEEKELQALALRAFQAVGASGWGRIDAMQDEQGNFWLLEVNTVPGMTSHSLVPKAAAAVGYSFDALCVAILEQTLNGAAH
- the pyrE gene encoding orotate phosphoribosyltransferase produces the protein MSTPAQFNPQAFIELALSRGVLKFGEFTLKSGRVSPYFFNAGLLNDGEALSLLASGYAAKLTECDNVEVIFGPAYKGIPFVAATAVALSQNHGVSVPWGFNRKEAKDHGEGGVLVGASVEGKKVWIIDDVITAGTAIREVVTILKNAGAQIAGVLVALDRQEKGQGELSAIQEVQKELEIPVHALITMKDLMNYLDAKGDSEALAKMEAYRVKYGI
- the murG gene encoding undecaprenyldiphospho-muramoylpentapeptide beta-N-acetylglucosaminyltransferase, giving the protein MTDAQQKQPKHVMMMAAGTGGHVFPALAVAKDLQQQGIEVSWLATPAGMENRLLKNHNIPIYQIDIQGVRGNGFVRKVLAPFKILKATLSAMKHMKQLKVEAVAGFGGYVAGPGGLAARILGIPVIIHEQNAVAGFTNTQLSRVAKTVCQAFPDTFPAQDKVVTTGNPVRKEITEILNPSWRYQEREKAGQPLRILIVGGSLGAQALNERVPEALKQLNVPLNVYHQCGQNHAEATRARYADKPASLQVEVQPFIEDMAQAYSDADLVICRAGALTVTEIATAGVAAIFVPLPSAVDDHQTANAKFLANQQAAKICPQATLTPDSLKTLLEPMLDRQVLMEMAVKARRQAQPDATQHVVRLIQEL
- a CDS encoding DUF3565 domain-containing protein — translated: MQQAIVGFHLDEENHWVAELACGHGQHVRHDPPWQNRPWVMTEQGRKEKLGVLLDCKKCEIHEY
- the gshB gene encoding glutathione synthase, which translates into the protein MRVLVVMDPIENVNLKKDSTMVMLWAAARRGHELGYALQQDLYIDQGKAFGLISPLQVFEDYNHYYELGEKKKESIAAYDVVLMRKDPPFDMNFVYTTYILEQAEREGAWIINKPQSLRDCNEKLFATQFPHLQVPTLVTSQQSLLREFLKEHVDVIVKPLDGMGGTGIFRLYQDGINIGSTIEILTNNGNQPIMAQRYIPEIVEGDKRILMINGEPVPYCLARIPQNGEVRGNLAAGGLGQARPLTENDRAIAAQVGPYLREKGLVFVGLDVIGNYVTEINVTSPTCIREIDTQFGTSIADDLFDVLEAGLGQA
- the murC gene encoding UDP-N-acetylmuramate--L-alanine ligase encodes the protein MSPVTPADQAKKLIKVPEMRRIKHIHFVGIGGAGMCGIAEVLKNQGYKVSGSDIKASKTTAQLEENGIKVYIGHAASNIKGANVIVVSTAIDKENPEIKAALETRTPVVRRAEMLGELMRYRHGIAVAGTHGKTTTTSLITCMLAEENLDPTYVIGGLLNRTGVNAALGASRYIVAEADESDASFLYLEPMAAVVTNIDADHMDTYGGSFDVLKDTFIQFLQKLPFYGLAVVCGDDANIREIMPRIGRPLLTYGFNEDNDIRAVDVVQEGMRSHFTVLRKDREPLRVTVNQPGLHNVLNALAAIGIATDEGVSDAAICRALEGFSGVGRRFQVQGQFELEGGDVKLVDDYGHHPKEVEATIKAARASHPDRRLVMMFQPHRFSRTRDCFDDFVEVLSQVDQLLLLEVYPAGEKPIVGADSRALARSIRLRGEVEPILIDPVEGNLSQVMKKVLQANDLLLTQGAGNVGAISIELAQNHLYVK
- a CDS encoding CynX/NimT family MFS transporter, which translates into the protein MSKISIRDLWIILAGYLAAMHVGKLSAVIPILQQDLGLSFTQAGFSLSLVQGAGMLFALCIGAFSEKVGLKRCMILALIILGLSSIAGLWIQHATALYFFRFTEGIGFLTISLCAPAILKRISRPETLNFKMGLWSSYMGVGVSLAVFSIPVLLEYLNWQNIWAILGSLCLIIAGIIKRYLRIDSMAFASNTIPQPVPSNTSFWQIVKVTLTHPPILCLAIIFACYTSQWITVTGFLPSMYVEHGIDLKVAGVLVSIVVLANLGGTFGAGMLLQRGWKPKTLFSTGFTAMLCSSFLAFAASSWLMFDLQFISAVLFSLIGGIIPTTIFAITLQHAPRANAAAASVGLVLQLSACAQFFVPPLSAALVSTTQNWAYIAAVTASLSILGILMTLLLFKHYGQ